In Streptomyces sp. NBC_01231, the sequence GTCGTCGACGTGGAGATCGAGATGTACTTGCTGGGGGTTTCCATGAGGCCAGTCGGGCGGAACATGGTCCGGTGCCAGTTGCACGCCGATCCGCCACTGTCCAGCAGCGTCGATGACGCTGTGCCAGTCGTCGTCCTCGAAGACGTGCCCGCCCAGAATGCCGGCCCAGAACGTGCTCTCCGCATGCAGGTCGGCCGCGTCGAACACGATCACCTGACGCACCATGTCCATAACGCTCACGCTACGGGAATCAGTAAGCCCTTCCCAACCTCCCGCGTCAGATGGGTGGTTGGCCTGACAAACAGCTGAAGCCCCTGGTAGATGGGTTTTCGACCAAGAGAACCGTCTCCACCAGAGGCTTCGCATGCTTGTTTACCCGTCCGGCATCGACGTGTCCAGCTCTGCCCTCCGCTTCCTCGCCGCCCGTCTGAGGGAACGTCGGCGCGCCCTTGGCACTCGATGGCGGCGCCTGAGCGCGGGCC encodes:
- a CDS encoding VOC family protein, with protein sequence MDMVRQVIVFDAADLHAESTFWAGILGGHVFEDDDWHSVIDAAGQWRIGVQLAPDHVPPDWPHGNPQQVHLDLHVDDPRAAHEEALALGARLLQPAPDLDAAEGHQVYADPAGHPFCIGWGHPSREALAEFVADRLGRREPG